The window CCAAGGTGCTCATCAAGGAGCTGAACAAGAACCAGAACGAGGTCATGCACAAGATTTCCGCCATTCTGGACGATAACCGCGGCAACCTGCGCGATTCCATTGCCAATCTCCAGAGCATCACCGAGAAGTTCGACCGGGGCGAAGGCTCCCTGGCCATGCTTTTGAACGACAAGGCCTTGTACAACAATGCCAACGATGCCGTGATCAGCATCCGCAATGTTGCCGGCAAGATCGACAAGGGTGAGGGGACCATCGGCAAGCTGGTCAACGACGATTCCCTCTATACCGAGGCCAAGAGCGCCATGAGCGGCCTCAAGACCGGCGTCAACGAGATGAGTGCCGGCTTCAAGGACATCAAGGAGATCGCCGGCAAGATCAACCGTGGCGACGGGACCATCGGCAAACTGGTCAACGAAGACATCCTGTATAACGACCTGCGGGATACCTCGAAGAATCTGAAGGAGATCACGCAGAAGATCAATGATGGACAGGGGACGCTCGGCAAGCTGGTCAACGAGGACAAGCTCTACCGGGATACCACCGCGACCCTCAAGAAGGCTGAAAAAGCCATGGAGGGGCTGGGCGACACCGGACCTATATCTGTTCTGGGGAGCATCGTCGGCACCCTGTTCTGATGCCCCTTGCCGGCATTGTTGTCAGGTCGTGCTGCGCGTGGCATTGACAGCATGACGTATCCTCCATCACTGTTGCACGGGAATGGCGCTCTCCGGCGCCATTCCCCTTTTGGGAGCACGAAATGAACGAGTTCCTCTCGATTGCAGTCGGCACCATCACTATGCGACCTTATGTCTTTGCCTTTTTTGCCGCCTATCTCTGTGCGGCAGTGCCCCATCTGGGGTGGAAAAAGGTCGGCATCTTCACGGTGCTGGGGTATGCCATTGCCTTTGCCTCGGAATACAGCTCCATCAACAACGGCTTTCCCTATGGCTGGTATTACTACATCGACACGACCCGCGACCGCGAACTCTGGATCGCCGGAGTGCCATTCTTCGATTCCCTCTCCTATGTTTTTCTTACCTATTGCAGCTATACCACGGCACTCTTCATCGTTTCACCCTTGAGAGGGTGGCGGGGTGGGGTGATCACCCTGGAGACCCGCGCCATTCGCCGCTCCTTTGCCGTTCTCTTCCTGGGGGCACTGCTTCAGGTCTTCCTGGACATCATCATCGATCCCGTTGCGCTGCAGGGGTCCCGCTGGTTCCTCGGCCAGATCTACGGTTACCGGACTGCAGGGGTCCATTACGGTGTCCCGCTTTCCAACTATCTCGGTTGGTTCGGGGTCAGCCTCCTGCTGGTCCTGACACTGCAGATCATCGACCGGCGGGTACAACGTGACGTGGAGCGGCCGGCAGGGGTGCGTGAAATCCCCTTCCGGGCACTCATGGGCCCATTTCTCTACTTGTCGGTCCTGATCTTCAACCTGACCGTGACCGTTCTCATCGGTGAGCGGCAGATGGCGCTCACCGGCATCTTTACCTTCTTCCTGCCCGTGGCCATCGTGGTCACCCTTGCCCTGCGGCGTATCAACCGTTACAGCAAGGAAGAGCTGGCAGAACATCTGCGCGATTTCCCTTTTTCTCCTGTCGGCCGCACACAGCGTTAGCAGTACCACCTCAGTCTTCCATCTTTGAGGCTGCCCGGTCTCACGCCCCGCCTTGTGCCGGAATAATGCGAATAGATCAATAATTCCGCTGGCATTGTTTTCGAGTTATGTTAGAATCTGTTCAAAATGTGGGTTTTTGCAGTCGCTGTCAGGGGGGCCGCACCACAAACATCACTCACTGGGGGGTATGTCGATGAAAAAAATTTCGGTCGGAGTGGCGATCCTTGTTCTGACAACAGCTTCCGCCTGGGCCAAGGATGATATCCAGAAGCGAGCGCAGGGGCTTTTTCGGCCAATACCGGCAAAGGCACCGGTACAGAAGGGAAACCCGGCAACGCCGGCAAAGGTGGAGCTGGGGAAACTGCTCTTTTTCGAGCCGCGGCTTTCCTCTTCTTACCTGATCAGTTGCAACACCTGTCATAACGTGGGTCTCGGCGGGGTCGACCTGCAGGAGACCTCCATCGGGCATGGCTGGCAGAAAGGGCCCCGCAACGCGCCAACGGTCCTGAATGCGGTCTTTAACGTCGCCCAGTTCTGGGACGGCAGGGCCGAGGACCTGGCAGCGCAGGCCAAGGGGCCGGTGCAGGCCTCGGTGGAGATGAACAATAAGCCGGAGCGGGTCGTGGAAACGCTGAAAAGCATCCCTACCTATGTGACGATGTTCAAAAAGGCCTTCCCGGGCGAGAAGGACCCGGTGACCTTTGACAACATGGCCAAGGCCATCGAGCTCTTCGAGGCTACGCTGCTTACCCCCGATTCCCGCTTCGACCGCTATCTGAAGGGGAACGGCAAGGCACTCAACAGTGCGGAGGTGCAGGGGCTGAAACTGTTCATGGACAAGGGCTGTGCCGCCTGCCACGGCGGGATCAACCTGGGTGGTGGCGGTTACTTCCCCTTTGGCGTTGCCAAGGCACCTGATGCCGACCTCCGCCCTGTCGGCGACCTGGGGCGTTTCAAGGTGACCAATACCGAGAGCGACCGTTTCTCCTTCAAGTCGCCATCGCTCAGGAATATCAACCTGACGCCTCCCTATTTCCATTCCGGCAAGGTCTGGACTCTTGGCGAGGCGGTGTCGGTCATGGCATCGTCCCAGTTGGGAACCAGCATGACCCCTGCCGAAACGGCACAGGTTGTCAGTTTCCTGAAATCCCTTACCGGCAAGCAACCGGCGGTGGAGTACCCGATACTCCCTCCCAATGCCGACGCAACACCGAAACCGATGGTACAGTGAACGGAAAGAGGCCGGGAGGGTAACCTCCCGGCCTCTTTCATTGCAATCAAGCGGCCTTGCCCGGGTCAGTGACCCGACTGCCTCATGCCAGGATATCTTCAGCCAAAAGCCTTTGCATGACGTCCGCCAACTTCCTGCCCGCGCTCTTGGAATTGCGTGCCAGCCGCAGCAGCTGGGGGATGATCCACGGTTTTTTGCCCACCGTCAAGATAACCCGCCAGATCTGCAACCGCAGGTTCCTGTCGCAGAATTCATCCAGACTGAAGCCGAGTTCTTCATTGAATCCGTCACTAATGGCTCGGACCGCCACCAGGGGGGTGCCGTTACGGTTTGCTATCCGGGCTACCGCAGACGTTTCCATCTCGATCACCGACAAGGCCGCACCGGCTGGAAGGCGGAGTGCCAGCTCCTTTTTGGTCACGATCTTTCCGGCAGTGACAAAGGTTGTCCGGTGGGACACCGTCTCCTTGCATCTGGCCAGGAATGCTTCGATGCGCTCGGTCACGGCTTGTGAGAGACCCTGCTGCTCACTGAACAGGCGCTCGTGGAGTAAGAGCAGGCGATTGGCAAGCACGATGTCACCGACCTGAAGGTCGGGTACGAGCGCTCCGGCAAAGCCGAAGTTGACGATGAGACTCGGCTGGACGGCATCGATGAGTATCCTGGTCGCCGTTGCCGCGTGCGTCGGTCCCATGCCCGACTCCACCAGGCAGACGTGCTGTCCGCCCGTCTCGAACCGGTAGAGTCTGTACCCTTCCACGGTTTCCTTCCGGATCTGCTGCATCTGGCCGAGCAGCGGCCTGATCTCTTCCGGCATGGCAGCCACCATGCCGATAACGGCTTGTCGTTTCACGGTTCCCCTCCGGCAGATTTCGCCCACTGTAACAGACATGGGCTGCTGCGGCAATCCCTTCCGCCAGATTGTGAGCAGTCGCTTCAGTTGCCGAAAATTATGACGATATGTTCTCTATTCCGCAGCTGAAAATGGGGAATACCCCGGAGGATGCATGTCGCTTCGCCTGAAGAGTATTCTGATTGTTGTCGCAGTCATGGCACTCCTGACGGTTGTACTTTGGGGCGCTGCCGGATATGTGTTTGAGCGGAGTTACCAGAAGCTGGAGCAGCGTGAACTCCTGGAGAGTTACCACCGGGTCAAAGGTCTCCTGGCGGATAACCAGGAGATGCTGAGCAGCCAGGTCGGTGACTGGGGTGCCTGGGACGAATCCTACGATTTCGTGGAAACGGGCAATCCAGCGTTTATCCAGCGCAATATCCCTGCTTCGACGTTCAAGGATATCAAGGTCAATCTGATCATGTTCGTCAACACTTCGGGCAGGATCGTCTACGAAGGGTGGTACGACTGGAAGACGGCCCAGGTAACCGGCAGCAAGATCAGCCTACACAATCACCTTGCCCCGGGGAGCAGGCTACTCAGCCACTCCTTCCCATCCGACAGCGTCAGCGGTATCATCAACCTCGCCGAAGGCCCGCTGCTGCTGGCTGCGCGACCGATTCTCCCCTCCAGCCGGACCGGCACCATCCGCGGCACCATCATCATGGGGCGATTTCTCGATGACGTGGAGATCGAGCGCCTGAGCAAGGCATCGCGGGTTTCCTTTGCTGTCGGGCGGATGGGGGACCCCTACCTGTCGCCGGAGTTTTCCGCAGTGCTGACGGCAGTCTCTTCGTCGAAGCAATCGTTGGTAAAACCCTTTGGCGAGCGTGAGCTGGCGATTTATGGACTGATGGACGATCTTTACGGGAAACCGGCTCTGGTCCTGAGAACAAAAATCCCTGCGGAAGTCAGCCGCGAAGGTGTGCGGGCTGAACGCGCCTATACGCTCATCCTCTGGCTGGCAATGGGGTGCGGGATCCTTCTCCTCGGAATAGCCTTGCACAGAGTACTGGCGCCGTTGTCTGCCCTGGGGAGTGCTGTAGGGAGAGCCTGGAATGGAACCGACCCTGGTGAAGAAGTACCATCCGACGGTGGCGGCGAGATAGCCACGATCTCCCGTACCATCAACGGCCTGCTGAAGGTTGTCCGCGGCAGCCGCACGTCAGTTGCAGGAGCCGATCCTGCACGGTTTAGGCGCTTCTTTGAACGGGTACCGGTGGGCTGTTACGTTGCCGGCCCGGATGGCAAGATGCTCGAATGCAATGCCATTTTGGCCGATGCCCTGGGATTCGATTCCGCGGGTGAAGCCGTTGCTGCCGGACTGCTCGTCTGCCCGGACGAGGCGCAACGGGATGCATTGCTGAAGAAGCTTGCCAAGCAGAAGACCCTGCAGCAGCAGAAGGTGGAACTCTCCTGCCGTTTCGGCAAGCTCCTGCCGACCGTGCAGAACATCGTCGCGCTGCTCGATACGTCGGGCGAGGTGCAGCAGATCGAAGGCTGCATCCTCTCCCACGATGAGCCGGTGGCAGCGCTTCCCGACGATCCCCCCGCTGGAGAAGCGGTTGTCGCGGCTCCTTCTGAAGAGTCAGACCCCGCTGCTGGTGATACGCATGGGGATGAAGCCGGTTCGGCAGTTCAGCCCGATGCATCTCCTCTTGCCGGTGACGATGGCGACCAGGATGAGACTCCGCCGACATAGCATTTCTTCCCTTCACCCCTCCTGTCCGTGAGAAAATCCGCAGTAACGCGTTGGTTAAATTTGTCTTGACAATCCAATGGTTATTCACCTATATTCAATCCCTTACGAATGGCTAGCTGCGCCCTTTTTCCGGCTCTTGTCGGCGAAGTGCGAAAACCCGAGTGGAATCTACATGTTCGAGAATCTTTCCGACAAACTGGAACTGGTCTTCAAGAAGCTTCGCGGTCAGGGGGTCATGACCGAGGAGAATATCAAGGACGCCCTGCGCGAGGTGCGCCTGGTGCTCCTGGAGGCGGACGTCAACTTCCGGGTCGTGAAGGACTTCGTCGAGAAAGTCCGCGTGCGCGCGGTCGGCACCCAGGTCCTGCAGAGCCTGACGCCGGGCCAGCAGGTGGTCAAGATCGTTCACGACGAGCTCGTTGCCCTCATGGGGGGGGACGAGGACAATGGCCTCGATCTGGCGGCAAAACCGCCGGTGGCAATCATGATGGTCGGTCTGCAAGGGGCGGGGAAAACCACCTCCTGCGGCAAACTGGCCCGTCATCTCAAGGGGCTGCGTCGTTCGCCCCTGCTGGTCCCGGCCGACGTCTACCGTCCGGCCGCCATCGATCAGCTCAAGACCCTGGGGGCACAGCTGGGGATCGAAACCTACGATTCCCGCGCCGACCAGGACCCTGTCGTCATCTGTCGTGACGCCATGCGCTATGCCGAGCTCAACGGTTTCGACACCGTGATCCTCGATACGGCCGGCCGCCATCAGATCGACGACTTCCTGATGAATGAACTGGTCCGGATCAGGGACGAGGTGCAGCCGCGGGAGATCCTCTTCGTGGCCGACGCCATGACCGGCCAGGAAGCGGTCAACGTTGCCAGCGGATTCAACGAGCGTCTCTCCATTTCCGGTGTCGTCCTCACCAAGCTCGACGGCGACGCCAAGGGTGGTGCGGCCCTTTCCATCAAGGCGGTTACCGGTCGTCCGGTCAAGTTTGTGGGTATCGGCGAAAAGCTGGATGCGCTGGAGGTCTTTCACGCAGACCGCCTGGTCTCCCGCATCCTCGGCATGGGGGATGTGCTGACCCTGGTTGAAAAGGCGCAGGGGGTCTATGATGCCACCGAGGCCGCACAGCTCCAGCAGAAGCTGAAAAAGAGCCAGTTCGATCTGGAAGATTTCCGCAATCAGCTCCAGCAGATCAAGAAGATGGGGTCGCTGGAATCGATCATGGGGATGATCCCCGGCATGGGGAAGATGATGAAGCAGATGGGGAATGCCCAGCCGAGCGAGCGGGAGATGATGCGGATCGAAGCGATCATCAACTCCATGACTCCCAAGGAGCGTGCCAATCATACCATCATCAACGGCAGCCGGCGGATGCGGATCGCCAAAGGGAGCGGGACGTCGGTCCAGGAAGTGAACCAGCTCCTCAAGCGCTTCACCGAGGCACAGAAGGTTATGAAGCAACTGCAGAAGCTCGGTCCCAAGGGGCTTATGCGGGGGATGGGCGGCATGCGCGGCATGCTTCCCTTTTAACCAACACATTACATCGACACCACGTCGAACTCAGGAGGAAACAATGGCAGTAAAAATCAGACTTGCCCGTGCTGGCGCCAAAAAGAAGCCGTTCTACCAGATTGTGGTTGCCGACGAGCGCTGCAAGCGCGACGGCCGTTTCATCGACAACGTGGGGACCTATGATCCGAATCTCGACCCCGCTGCCATCCGGCTCGAAGAGACCAAGACCCTGGAATGGCTCAACAAGGGTGCCCAGCCCACCGACACCGTGAAGCAGCTCATGAAGAAATCCGGTCTCTGGGCCAAGTTCACCGCCAAGGCAGCATAGCGCTCTGTTGTCCCCGGTCCGCCGGATATTCTACACCCACAGAGGATACCGACATGAGACAGCTCGTAGAGACCATCGCGAAGGCACTTGTTGACGACCCCGGCCAAGTCAAGACCAGCGAGGAGTTCGAAGAAGACACGCTGGTGATCAAATTGACGGTGGCCAAGGAGGATATGGGGAGGATCATCGGCAAGGAAGGGCGGACTGCCAAGGCCATCCGGACGCTGCTCAACGCTGTTTCTACCAAGGACAACAAAAAGGCGGTCCTCAAGATCGTCGAGTGATGATGGATTCTGATGATCTGATCCCTCTGGGGAAAGTAATCGGTACCCACGGGATCAGGGGAGAATTGCGGGTTCTTTCATATTCAGGGGAGTTCACGACCTTGAAGGCGCTGCGCCGGCTTCTGCTCCGGGGGGAGCGTGGCGATGTGATGGATGTGGCGCTGGCCGGTGTCCGTCTTCATGGCGGCAAGGCCTTGATCAGGTTGAAGGGCTACGACGACATCAATATCGTGGAGAGCCTCGTCGGCAGGGAACTGGTCGTCTACCGCCACCAGCTGCCCGAACCGGACGAGGGTGAGTATTACTGGCACGACCTCCTGGGGTTGCGCGTGATATCGGAGACAGGGGAGGACTTCGGCACCCTGGTCGATATCATCGAGACCGGCAGCAACGATGTTTATGTGGTTGCCGATGGAAACCGCGAGTACCTGTTCCCGGCGCTCGAAGAGGTCGTCCGGGAGATAGACCTGGCCGGAAGGACCATGACCGTAAGCCCGCTGGAAGGGCTGCTCGATTTATGAGAGTTTTTCCCGATCCGATGCCTATGCCGGTCATGCAGCACCAGACCATGCTATGCCCCAGCGTTCTATGACATTCGATATATTGACGCTTTTTCCCGGCATGTTTGCCGGTCCGCTGAGCGAAAGCATCGTCGGACGGGCAGTAAATGCCGGGCTGATAGATATCCGCTGCCACAACATCAGGGATTTTGCCACCGACCGTCACCGGACCGTGGACGATGCCCCCTATGGTGGTGGTGCCGGCATGGTGATGAAGGTCGAGCCGCTGGCAGCCTGCATCGAGCAGGTTAAGGCGGAGCGTCCGGGGGCACAGGTCCTGCTCACCTCGCCGCGCGGTATTCCCTTCAACCAGCAGATGGCGCGCGAACTCTCGTGCGAACCGGGCCTGATCATCATCTGCGGGCGCTATGAAGGGATCGACGAACGGATCACCGAGCTGTACGTGGACCGGGAGGTCTCCCTGGGGGACTTTGTCCTGACCGGCGGCGAACTGGCGGCGATGATCCTGGTAGATGCGGTTGCCAGGCTCCTCCCCGGTGTCCTGGGGTGCGGCGCCTCGGCGCATGACGAGTCCTTTGCCGACGGACTGCTGGAATATCCGCAGTACACCAGGCCTCCCGAGTTCCGCGGTCTCGCGGTTCCCGAAGTGCTGCTGTCGGGCAACCATAAGGAAATTGCCCGCTGGCGGAGAAGACAGGCTTTGCTGCGCACGCTGGCCGGACGTCCCGAACTGCTCTCTTCGGTGGAGCTTACTCCTGACGAGCGGGAACTCCTGCGCAGGATGCGGGAGGATGGCCATGACTGAGGCTGCTGTTCCGGCATCCCGGGTCGCCATTGCCCTGCTGCACCATCCGGTCTATGACAAGAACCGCCAGGTGGTAACCACGGCCG of the Geobacter sp. genome contains:
- a CDS encoding KH domain-containing protein, which translates into the protein MRQLVETIAKALVDDPGQVKTSEEFEEDTLVIKLTVAKEDMGRIIGKEGRTAKAIRTLLNAVSTKDNKKAVLKIVE
- the rpsP gene encoding 30S ribosomal protein S16, producing MAVKIRLARAGAKKKPFYQIVVADERCKRDGRFIDNVGTYDPNLDPAAIRLEETKTLEWLNKGAQPTDTVKQLMKKSGLWAKFTAKAA
- a CDS encoding carotenoid biosynthesis protein encodes the protein MNEFLSIAVGTITMRPYVFAFFAAYLCAAVPHLGWKKVGIFTVLGYAIAFASEYSSINNGFPYGWYYYIDTTRDRELWIAGVPFFDSLSYVFLTYCSYTTALFIVSPLRGWRGGVITLETRAIRRSFAVLFLGALLQVFLDIIIDPVALQGSRWFLGQIYGYRTAGVHYGVPLSNYLGWFGVSLLLVLTLQIIDRRVQRDVERPAGVREIPFRALMGPFLYLSVLIFNLTVTVLIGERQMALTGIFTFFLPVAIVVTLALRRINRYSKEELAEHLRDFPFSPVGRTQR
- a CDS encoding signal recognition particle protein produces the protein MFENLSDKLELVFKKLRGQGVMTEENIKDALREVRLVLLEADVNFRVVKDFVEKVRVRAVGTQVLQSLTPGQQVVKIVHDELVALMGGDEDNGLDLAAKPPVAIMMVGLQGAGKTTSCGKLARHLKGLRRSPLLVPADVYRPAAIDQLKTLGAQLGIETYDSRADQDPVVICRDAMRYAELNGFDTVILDTAGRHQIDDFLMNELVRIRDEVQPREILFVADAMTGQEAVNVASGFNERLSISGVVLTKLDGDAKGGAALSIKAVTGRPVKFVGIGEKLDALEVFHADRLVSRILGMGDVLTLVEKAQGVYDATEAAQLQQKLKKSQFDLEDFRNQLQQIKKMGSLESIMGMIPGMGKMMKQMGNAQPSEREMMRIEAIINSMTPKERANHTIINGSRRMRIAKGSGTSVQEVNQLLKRFTEAQKVMKQLQKLGPKGLMRGMGGMRGMLPF
- a CDS encoding nucleoside phosphorylase, yielding MSVTVGEICRRGTVKRQAVIGMVAAMPEEIRPLLGQMQQIRKETVEGYRLYRFETGGQHVCLVESGMGPTHAATATRILIDAVQPSLIVNFGFAGALVPDLQVGDIVLANRLLLLHERLFSEQQGLSQAVTERIEAFLARCKETVSHRTTFVTAGKIVTKKELALRLPAGAALSVIEMETSAVARIANRNGTPLVAVRAISDGFNEELGFSLDEFCDRNLRLQIWRVILTVGKKPWIIPQLLRLARNSKSAGRKLADVMQRLLAEDILA
- the trmD gene encoding tRNA (guanosine(37)-N1)-methyltransferase TrmD, which codes for MTFDILTLFPGMFAGPLSESIVGRAVNAGLIDIRCHNIRDFATDRHRTVDDAPYGGGAGMVMKVEPLAACIEQVKAERPGAQVLLTSPRGIPFNQQMARELSCEPGLIIICGRYEGIDERITELYVDREVSLGDFVLTGGELAAMILVDAVARLLPGVLGCGASAHDESFADGLLEYPQYTRPPEFRGLAVPEVLLSGNHKEIARWRRRQALLRTLAGRPELLSSVELTPDERELLRRMREDGHD
- a CDS encoding c-type cytochrome, whose protein sequence is MKKISVGVAILVLTTASAWAKDDIQKRAQGLFRPIPAKAPVQKGNPATPAKVELGKLLFFEPRLSSSYLISCNTCHNVGLGGVDLQETSIGHGWQKGPRNAPTVLNAVFNVAQFWDGRAEDLAAQAKGPVQASVEMNNKPERVVETLKSIPTYVTMFKKAFPGEKDPVTFDNMAKAIELFEATLLTPDSRFDRYLKGNGKALNSAEVQGLKLFMDKGCAACHGGINLGGGGYFPFGVAKAPDADLRPVGDLGRFKVTNTESDRFSFKSPSLRNINLTPPYFHSGKVWTLGEAVSVMASSQLGTSMTPAETAQVVSFLKSLTGKQPAVEYPILPPNADATPKPMVQ
- a CDS encoding MCE family protein, whose translation is MAFTTEKKVGVFFVISLIILGALLEVGEKWNPFEKKIRFKTYLSSVTGLKLGDQVRLAGVDVGRIKEINVKDQNVEIIFDVKPGTRVKTDSVASLRLTNLLGGQFLSISLGSPGAPLMEPGGTLQGKDSANIDVIVDNISDLSKDAKVLIKELNKNQNEVMHKISAILDDNRGNLRDSIANLQSITEKFDRGEGSLAMLLNDKALYNNANDAVISIRNVAGKIDKGEGTIGKLVNDDSLYTEAKSAMSGLKTGVNEMSAGFKDIKEIAGKINRGDGTIGKLVNEDILYNDLRDTSKNLKEITQKINDGQGTLGKLVNEDKLYRDTTATLKKAEKAMEGLGDTGPISVLGSIVGTLF
- the rimM gene encoding 16S rRNA processing protein RimM; translation: MMDSDDLIPLGKVIGTHGIRGELRVLSYSGEFTTLKALRRLLLRGERGDVMDVALAGVRLHGGKALIRLKGYDDINIVESLVGRELVVYRHQLPEPDEGEYYWHDLLGLRVISETGEDFGTLVDIIETGSNDVYVVADGNREYLFPALEEVVREIDLAGRTMTVSPLEGLLDL